One part of the Gossypium raimondii isolate GPD5lz chromosome 1, ASM2569854v1, whole genome shotgun sequence genome encodes these proteins:
- the LOC105786502 gene encoding metallothionein-like protein 2: protein MSCCGGNCGCGSGCKCGGGCGGCKMYPEMNFAEQTTTETLVLGVAPRKVNFDGAEMETGAENGCKCGDNCTCNPCNCK from the exons ATGTCTTGCTGTGGTGGAAACTGCGGTTGCGGCTCCGGTTGCAAGTGCGGCGGCGGCTGCGGCGG TTGCAAGATGTACCCTGAGATGAACTTTGCTGAGCAAACCACAACTGAGACACTTGTTCTTGGCGTGGCACCCCGGAAAGT GAACTTTGATGGAGCTGAAATGGAAACTGGGGCTGAAAATGGCTGCAAATGTGGAGATAACTGCACTTGCAACCCTTGCAATTGTAAatga